In the genome of Candidatus Dadabacteria bacterium, the window CTTATTCCCTTTGCTTCGGCAAGCGCCGATTCGTCGGTCGCGTCAAGATCCGCGATGCCGTCTGAGCAATAGATTTCCGCGAGTATCTCCCGGCGAAAAGCCTGCGGAGTCTGGGCTCTCCAGAGCTTCTCCCTTGGAACCGTTTCCGAAATAAACGGTCCGGGCTCATGTGCCCGCTTCAACGTGTCTGTAACGGGAACGGCACATATGCAAGCGCCTGTGCGGTCGCACCCCTCTATGACTCTTTTGATCGTGTCGTTATCGACAAAAGGTCTCGCAGCGTCGTGAATGAGCACTATGTCACTGTCCGGGGGTGTGGCGCGAAAACCGTTTCTTACGGATACATGCCTTTTTTCGCCCCCGGCGACGACCGAGGTGATTTTTTCAAACCCGAAGCTCTCGAGCAGTTCCCTTGAGCGCGAAATTTCGTCCTCGGGCACTACGACCACTACGCTTGTTATGAGTCCGCTCGACTCGAAAGTCGAAAGGCAGTAGGTAAGAAGAGGTTTTCCGCCGAGTGCGGCGAACTGCTTTTTCCCATGAGTGGAGAATCTTTTAGAAAGACCGGCGGCCGCCACTACGGCTGAGACTTTTGGGGTACTCACGGGGTCAGCCCTCTTTTTTCAGTTTTGCGAAAACTATCCTTCCGGTCGGTGTCTGAACCATGCTTCTCACTGAAACGTCCACGTCTTTTCCTATCTGTCTTGAGGCGTTGTCCGTTATCACCATTGTTCCGTCGTCGAGATAGCCGACCGCCTGATGCTGTTCCTTTCCGGGTTTTACGAGGCTTATTTTTATTGTCTGCCCCTGTTCCACAACGGGTCTCAGAGCGTGGTTCAGGTTATTTATGTTAAGCACGGTGATTTTCTCGAGGTCGGCAATCTTCTTTAGGTTGTAGTCGTTGGTGACCAGTATTCCGTTCAATTTCTTCGAGAGCTCAATAAGTTTTATGTCCGCGTCTTTTATGTGTTCGAAGTCATGATCGGTGATGCTGACGCTTATCAAGGGGATGTCATTTTGCATCCTGTTTATGATGTCAAGCCCCCTTCTGCCGCGAGTTTTTCTTGCGGGGTCCGAGGAATCCGCTATGTACTGAAGTTCCTGAATGATGAATTTGGGTATTATTAGTTCTCCTTGGAGAAATCCCGTTTCGGCGATGTCGGCGATGCGCCCGTCTATTATGACGCTCGTGTCAAGTATTTTCGGGGCAAGCGCCTCCGGCTGCCTGAAAAACGAGTCGGATGCTGCCGTGGCAAGGGAGGTTTTGTCAAAACCTATTACCGCACCTACGCAAACGAGAAGCAAGAAGATTCCCGCTTTTACATGGGGAAGCAGGGGCCCGGCTAGCGGAAAGCTGTTAAGGATAGTGAGCAGCGCGAGGTATATGAAAATGGCTGTGAGCATTCCGACTGACATTCCGAGTGCCTGGCGAAGCGAGACTTTCCTGAAAAGCATCCGGAAACCCACAAGAACCACAAAAGCGAATATCCCGCAGCCGACGGCAGTGAGAACCGAGCGGGAAAGTGAAAGGTAGTCGGGACCGAGGGCAAACGCAGCAAGTGCAAACGCTATGGAAAGTGTAATAGAGAGTCTCATTAATAATCCGGCTCTTCCGAGGGAACAACTATAGAATATATGAAGGCTTGAGTTTTAACAAGTTCTCCGTTTCGGGTTCGGGGAGACGGTCGGCGGTTTTTCACCGATTTCTACTGGTCAGTTATAATTACTGTATTCCGGGCGAAATGCGCCGGTTTTTTGATTTTCCACACAGCCGGGTTTTCGCGTGGACGAAACATGATGAAATTCTGCACTCTTGCCAGCGGCAGTTCTGGCAACTCGCTTTATCTTGAGTCGAAATACTCGAAAATACTGATTGACGCGGGGATTAGCTTCCGAAGGATCTCGCGGAGTCTCGGGGATATGGGTATAGCTGTGACCGATCTTGACGCTGTGGTGCTTTCGCACGAGCACGAGGACCACTCAAGAGCTGTCGGGAGAATGTCCGCAGTGCCTGTTTACGTGTCGGGTGAAACCGTTGGTTTCTGGGAAGGAAAAAGAAACGGACGCAATAACGGAAACAGTGCCAAGACTTCACATTTGCCCAATGGCGGGATAGAGGAACTGAGGGAATTTGACTCAGAAGAATCGTTTCGTATAAACGACCTTATGCTTACTCCCTTCTCGGTGGCGCACGACGCCATCGACCCGGTCGGTTTCACCGTAACCGATGGCCGCGTCAAAGTAGGCATAGTTACCGACATAGGGAAACCCACGGCGCTTGTGAGGGAAAGCCTTAAAAACTGCGACGCCCTCGTTCTCGAATCGAATCATGACAGGGAAATGCTTTTCTCGGGTTCCTACCCGCCGTACCTCAAGCAGAGAATAAGCGGGGGGCACGGGCACCTGTCAAATGATCAGTCAGCATCCCTTCTGGGCGATGTTCTGCACGACGGGTTAAAATACGTTCTGCTGGCGCACCTAAGTGCGAGTAACAACACTCCCGAGATGGCGCTTGGGTGCTCGCTTGAAGTTCTGCGCCGAAAAGGCGCTGAAGGCCGTGTCGCTTTGGCCGTGGCTCCGCGAAGCGCGGCCGGGGAGGTTATAACGATTTGATCTCAAGGTACTCCAGAGAGGAAATGTCACAGATATGGTCGGATGAGAACCGCTACCGCATCTGGCTCGAGGTGGAACTCGCCGTGTGCGAAGCGTGGGCGCACTACGGGGAGATCCCTGCCGACTCTCTATCCAGCATAAAGGAAAAAGCCGCCTTTGACGTAGAAAGAATTGCCGAGCTTGAAAGGGAACTTAAGCACGACGTTTTGGCTTTTCTCACCTGCGTTTCCGAGTACGTAGGAGATGATTCGAGGTTCATTCACCTCGGAATGACTTCTTCAGATGTTCTTGATACCGCTTTTTCTATACAGCTTCGCAATGCGGGCGGACTGATAGTCGGGGGTCTTGAGAAGCTGCTCGGGATTCTCCGCAAAAAGGCGTTTGACTACAAGGATACTCCGATGATCGGGCGCTCCCACGGTATACACGCCGAACCCAGAACTCTGGGCTTGGTGTTTGCCCTGTGGTATGACGAGATGAGAAGGAATCTTGAGAGAATGAATTCGGCACGGGACGCCGTGAGCGTGGGGATGATGTCGGGCGCCGTCGGCACCTACGCCAATATAACTCCGGAGGTTGAGCGTTACGCGTGCGAGTTGCTGGGGCTCCGTCCTGCGGGGATATCGACGCAGGTGATACAAAGAGACATTTACGCGCAGTATTTTCTCTGTCTTTCTCTCATAGCGGCTTCGGTGGAGAAAATTGCTACCGAGATAAGACATTACCAGAGAACCGAGGTAGGAGAGATGGAAGAACCTTTTACCGAGGGGCAGAAGGGATCTTCCGCAATGCCGCACAAGAGAAATCCTGTGCTTTCGGAAAACCTCTGCGGACTCTCAAGGATAGTAAGGTCCCACTCTGTCGCGGCTCTTGAAAACATAGCCCTCTGGCACGAAAGGGACATAAGTCACTCCTCCGTCGAGAGGGTCATAGGTCCCGACGGAACAATACTTGTTGATTTCATGCTTGAGAGGCTCTGCGGCCTGATCGAGGGCCTGCGGGTCTATCCCGACAAGCTCGAGAGCAACATCTGGATTACCCGGGGACTTGTTTTTTCCCAGAAGGTTCTCCTTAAGCTTGTAAAAGAGGGCCTTTCAAGGGAGGAGGCCTATTTGCTCGTGCAGCGAAACGCCATGAAGTGCTGGGAGGAAAAAAAGGATTTCCGGGATCTGCTGAAAACCGACTCGCAGATAACGGGTATCCTTTCGGATGAAGAGATAGATTCGTGTTTTGAACTTGAAGAAGATCTAAAAAACATAGACTATATCTTCGCCACCGTTTTCGGCGAATCATAACTGGCAAGGAGTTTCCACAAAATGAGAAAAGAAGTATTTGCCCGAAAGGCGAGAGAATCTGTTTTTGCGACGGCTGTTTTAGCGATCCTGGCGGCGGTTTTTCTTTCCCCCGCGACTCTCTTTGCGCTCGATAATGTTGACCCCGGAAAACTTGAGCACCACTTCAAGAACCGCTATGGGGTTTATCTCCCATCTGGCTTTACGGTAAAGGCGGTTAAGGGGAAAGATTCCGAGATGAAAGAATTCAAAGAGGGCAATTACGAAGTCGGATTTCCTGACGGCAAAAGCCGGAGCTTCCCGTTTCTTGTAAGTCGTGACGGGAAGTTTTTGATAATGGGCAACGTGCCCATCGTAAAGGTGAATGAGATGGAGGAAACGGGTGTTAAGGGAGTCAGGCAAGGGTTTATTGCCTCAGAAGGTGGACAGGTCCCGATTCTGGTTTCAGGCGACCGCAAAACAATAATGGTCGGCAGGCTTGAAAGTCTCGACAAAGATCCGGCAGCCGAGACAGCCCAGAAAATCTCTCTTGAGAATGTTCCTTCAAAAGGAAATCCCGATGCCCCGATAACCGTGGTTGAGTACTCGGATTTTCAATGTGGCTACTGTGCCAGGGCCGCAAACGAGGTCGCAGACTTTCTCAAGGACTACCAAGGCAAAGTCAGATTGTTTTACAAGCAGTTCCCGCTTTCGTTTCACAAGTGGGCCGAGGATGCCTCGATCGCCTCTCTTTGCGTGTACGACCAGGCAAACGACAAATTCTGGGAGCTCCATGACACCATTTTTGAAAAGCAGGGTGAAATAAAGGTTGCCGACGCCAAAGAGACCTTTGCGGAGATGGCGCGTAAACTCGGGGTCGATATGAAAAAATACAATCAGTGCGTTGAATCCGAGGAAACCAAGCGAAGGGTCGCTTCGGAAATGGATGAGGGCAGATCGATCGGGGTAAGCGGCACTCCGACATTCGTGGTTGACGGCTTTGTGATTTCGGGAGGAGCCAACATGAAAGCGATTAGAAACGCCGTGGATTATCGACTTTCCCTGAAGTCTGAAAGTTCCGGGATGTAGCTTCGGCGGGGTTCCCACCATGAAATGTCCTGAGTGCGGCTACACGAGCTTTGATTATCTTGAGGAGTGCAAGAAATGCGGGGCCGTCCTGTCTCCCGTACCTATTTTCAAGTATCTCTATGAAGACGAGTTGAGCACGGAGGTGGTTATTGACAGGAGCGTGCAGCCCGTTGCCGACGATGTTCTAGCCGGGGTCAAGACAGTTGGGGCGACATTTGAACTCAGCCCTGCGAGCGATCCTCAAAACGAAGGGTTGCCCGAGGGCGAACTTGAGGATTTTCTTGTCTTTGAAAGAGATCTGGGCGAGGAGATCGCGGAACAAGAAGAGCAAATAGAAAAAGAGAGTCCACCGCCCCTGCCCCACGGGATGGTTCCCGCGGCCTTCGGGGAGAGACTTTTCGCATTTTCTGTCGATTTTCTGTTTACTCTTTGCGTTGCCGCAGCCGTGCTTTTCTCGGGGGCGAATCTCATCGGAGAAACTTTTTTCCCGGGCTTCGGAGAATTTGTTTCCATATGGGGGTGGATATGTCTTTCTGCTTACGTGCTGGCGACCACGTATTTCATTTTTCTTCCCTCCTGGTGCGGGACGACTCTTGGAAACTCGGTTGCGGGTATCCGCGTGGTGATGCGGGATGGCTCTGCTGCCGGGTTTCAGACGAATTTGCTCAGATGGGTCGGCTGGATTTTTTCTGTGACCACTGTTTTCACGGGTTTTGCGCTTTCGATGTTTGACCCGCAACGTAAGACTCTCAGCGACCGTCTCTGCGGAACTTTCGTCGTGAGGGCCTGATCTGGCGTACGATGCTTATAGAGCAGCTTGAAAGAAATATCGCTAGCAAACGCGGGGAGATTTCCCGCTGGATGGAGTTCCATTGCGAAAAGGTGATGGTACCGCTTTACAGTTCCGTTGACCTGCGTTTCTCCGAGCATAAGATTGCCCCTATAGACACCAATGTTTTTCCCGCAGGCTTTAACAACCTTTCTGCGGGATTCAGGAAAAACGCGGGAAAGCTCTTCAGGGAATATCTTTTTTCCAGGTACCCGAGCGCCGAAAAAATCCTTTTGGTTCCCGAGCTCAATACCAAAAACGCCTACTACTGGGAAAATGTCTGGGTAATAAAATCCGTTTTGGAGGATGAGGGCTACGAAGTGTGCGTCGGCATTGCGAACGAGGAATTTCGAAGGGAGACCGTCTCGTTCAGTTCGGCAAGCGGTCAGGTAATCGAGGCGAA includes:
- the ispD gene encoding 2-C-methyl-D-erythritol 4-phosphate cytidylyltransferase, encoding MSTPKVSAVVAAAGLSKRFSTHGKKQFAALGGKPLLTYCLSTFESSGLITSVVVVVPEDEISRSRELLESFGFEKITSVVAGGEKRHVSVRNGFRATPPDSDIVLIHDAARPFVDNDTIKRVIEGCDRTGACICAVPVTDTLKRAHEPGPFISETVPREKLWRAQTPQAFRREILAEIYCSDGIADLDATDESALAEAKGIRVSVVAGDDLNIKITTAADFKIAQLIVSKGEVVNVQNRNGV
- the purB gene encoding adenylosuccinate lyase, with amino-acid sequence MISRYSREEMSQIWSDENRYRIWLEVELAVCEAWAHYGEIPADSLSSIKEKAAFDVERIAELERELKHDVLAFLTCVSEYVGDDSRFIHLGMTSSDVLDTAFSIQLRNAGGLIVGGLEKLLGILRKKAFDYKDTPMIGRSHGIHAEPRTLGLVFALWYDEMRRNLERMNSARDAVSVGMMSGAVGTYANITPEVERYACELLGLRPAGISTQVIQRDIYAQYFLCLSLIAASVEKIATEIRHYQRTEVGEMEEPFTEGQKGSSAMPHKRNPVLSENLCGLSRIVRSHSVAALENIALWHERDISHSSVERVIGPDGTILVDFMLERLCGLIEGLRVYPDKLESNIWITRGLVFSQKVLLKLVKEGLSREEAYLLVQRNAMKCWEEKKDFRDLLKTDSQITGILSDEEIDSCFELEEDLKNIDYIFATVFGES
- a CDS encoding RDD family protein, yielding MKCPECGYTSFDYLEECKKCGAVLSPVPIFKYLYEDELSTEVVIDRSVQPVADDVLAGVKTVGATFELSPASDPQNEGLPEGELEDFLVFERDLGEEIAEQEEQIEKESPPPLPHGMVPAAFGERLFAFSVDFLFTLCVAAAVLFSGANLIGETFFPGFGEFVSIWGWICLSAYVLATTYFIFLPSWCGTTLGNSVAGIRVVMRDGSAAGFQTNLLRWVGWIFSVTTVFTGFALSMFDPQRKTLSDRLCGTFVVRA
- a CDS encoding MBL fold metallo-hydrolase, producing the protein MMKFCTLASGSSGNSLYLESKYSKILIDAGISFRRISRSLGDMGIAVTDLDAVVLSHEHEDHSRAVGRMSAVPVYVSGETVGFWEGKRNGRNNGNSAKTSHLPNGGIEELREFDSEESFRINDLMLTPFSVAHDAIDPVGFTVTDGRVKVGIVTDIGKPTALVRESLKNCDALVLESNHDREMLFSGSYPPYLKQRISGGHGHLSNDQSASLLGDVLHDGLKYVLLAHLSASNNTPEMALGCSLEVLRRKGAEGRVALAVAPRSAAGEVITI
- a CDS encoding PIN domain nuclease; amino-acid sequence: MRLSITLSIAFALAAFALGPDYLSLSRSVLTAVGCGIFAFVVLVGFRMLFRKVSLRQALGMSVGMLTAIFIYLALLTILNSFPLAGPLLPHVKAGIFLLLVCVGAVIGFDKTSLATAASDSFFRQPEALAPKILDTSVIIDGRIADIAETGFLQGELIIPKFIIQELQYIADSSDPARKTRGRRGLDIINRMQNDIPLISVSITDHDFEHIKDADIKLIELSKKLNGILVTNDYNLKKIADLEKITVLNINNLNHALRPVVEQGQTIKISLVKPGKEQHQAVGYLDDGTMVITDNASRQIGKDVDVSVRSMVQTPTGRIVFAKLKKEG
- a CDS encoding thioredoxin domain-containing protein — encoded protein: MRKEVFARKARESVFATAVLAILAAVFLSPATLFALDNVDPGKLEHHFKNRYGVYLPSGFTVKAVKGKDSEMKEFKEGNYEVGFPDGKSRSFPFLVSRDGKFLIMGNVPIVKVNEMEETGVKGVRQGFIASEGGQVPILVSGDRKTIMVGRLESLDKDPAAETAQKISLENVPSKGNPDAPITVVEYSDFQCGYCARAANEVADFLKDYQGKVRLFYKQFPLSFHKWAEDASIASLCVYDQANDKFWELHDTIFEKQGEIKVADAKETFAEMARKLGVDMKKYNQCVESEETKRRVASEMDEGRSIGVSGTPTFVVDGFVISGGANMKAIRNAVDYRLSLKSESSGM